From the Theobroma cacao cultivar B97-61/B2 chromosome 2, Criollo_cocoa_genome_V2, whole genome shotgun sequence genome, one window contains:
- the LOC18607257 gene encoding mitochondrial import receptor subunit TOM6 homolog, producing MFPGMFMRKPDKGAALKQLKAHGAMFGVWVAVVRVTPYILHYLSDDKEELKLEF from the coding sequence ATGTTCCCAGGAATGTTCATGCGCAAACCAGACAAGGGGGCGGCCTTGAAGCAGCTGAAGGCACACGGGGCTATGTTTGGGGTATGGGTAGCTGTGGTTCGTGTCACTCCTTACATTCTTCATTACCTCTCTGATGACAAGGAAGAGCTCAAGCTCGAGTTCTAG
- the LOC18607255 gene encoding long chain acyl-CoA synthetase 2 has product MSVAYAVEVEESRPATEKKPSAGPVYRCIYAKDGLLDLPEGKHSPWEFFSDSVKRIPNSRMLGRRQTTDSKQAGPYVWITYQEAYDAAVRIGSAMRSLGVNPGDRCGIYGSNCPEWIIAMEACNSQAVTYVPLYDTLGANAVEFIINHAEVSIAFVQENKLPAILSCLPACSSYLKTIVSFSYVSSTQKKEAEELGVSLFSWKEFSELGSLDCELPPKQKTNICTIMYTSGTTGEPKGVILTNRAIMTEVLSIDQLIDITDRACSEEDTYFSFLPLAHVYDQIMETYFIKRGSSIGFWQGDVRYLMEDVQELKPTAFCGVPRVYDRIYTGIVNKISSGGAIRNKLFQYAYNYKLGNMEIGFPQDKASPLLDKLVFDKVRQALGGKVRIMLSGAAPLPRHVEEFLRVSCCSNLSQGYGLTESCGGCFTSLANVMSMIGTVGVPMTTIEARLESVPEMGYDALSSVPRGEICLRGNTLFSGYYKRQDLTDEVLVDGWFHTGDIGELQPDGSMKIIDRKKNIFKLSQGEYVAVENVENTYSRCPHITSIWVYGNSFESFLVAVVVPERKALEDWATEHDEAVDFKSLCENRKARKYILDELNSTGQKHQLRGFEMLKAVYLEPTPFDMERDLITPTFKLKRPQLLKYYKDRIDQLYSEAKGSKV; this is encoded by the exons ATGTCTGTCGCATATGCTGTAGAGGTTGAAGAATCAAGGCCTGCAACCGAGAAAAAGCCGTCTGCAGGGCCTGTTTATAGGTGCATATATGCTAAAGATGGTCTCCTGGATTTGCCTGAGGGAAAGCATTCTCCATGGGAGTTCTTTAG TGATTCTGTTAAAAGGATTCCAAATAGTCGAATGTTGGGTCGACGACAAACCACAGATTCTAAG CAAGCTGGTCCTTACGTATGGATCACATACCAGGAGGCTTATGATGCAGCTGTTAGAATTGGTTCTGCCATGAGGAGCCTTGGTGTCAACCCT GGAGACCGCTGTGGTATATATGGGTCAAATTGTCCAGAATGGATCATTGCTATGGAG GCTTGTAACAGTCAAGCTGTCACATATGTACCGCTATATGATACTCTTG GTGCTAATGCAGTGGAGTTCATCATTAACCATGCTGAAGTTTCAATAGCCTTTGTTCAAGAGAACAAGCTCCCTGCA ATTCTATCATGCCTTCCAGCATGTTCCTCCTACCTAAAAA CTATTGTCAGCTTTTCATATGTTTCTAGCACACAGAAGAAGGAAGCTGAAGAACTTGGGGTATCTCTCTTTTCTTGGAAGGAGTTCTCTGAGCTG GGCTCATTGGATTGTGAACTTCCTCCAAAACAGAAGACTAACATATGCACAATAATGTATACTAGTGGAACAACAGGAGAACCAAAAGGAGTCATTCTCACAAACAGGGCAATCATGACAGAAGTGTTGTCCATAGATCAACTCATAGACATTACAGACAGAGCG TGTTCCGAGGAAGATacatatttttccttccttcctCTGGCGCATGTATATGATCAGATAATGGAAACCTATTTCATCAAAAGGGGTTCCTCCATAGGATTTTGGCAAGGG GATGTCCGTTATCTAATGGAAGATGTTCAGGAACTAAAGCCAACTGCATTTTGTGGGGTTCCAAGAGTTTATGACCGTATATACACTG GTATTGTTAACAAAATTTCATCTGGTGGTGCAATTCGGAATAAGTTGTTCCAGTATGCCTATAACTA CAAATTAGGAAATATGGAGATTGGATTCCCGCAAGACAAAGCATCCCCTCTCTTGGACAAACTGGTCTTTGACAAG GTAAGACAAGCATTGGGAGGCAAAGTTCGTATAATGTTATCGGGTGCAGCACCTTTGCCTAGGCATGTGGAGGAATTTCTGCGGGTCTCCTGCTGCTCTAATTTATCACAGGGATATG GTTTGACTGAGAGCTGCGGTGGATGTTTTACTTCCCTCGCCAATGTAATGTCTATGATCGGAACTGTTGGAGTTCCCATGACAACCATTGAAGCAAGGCTTGAGTCAGTGCCAGAGATGGGATATGATGCATTGTCCAGTGTGCCACGAGGAGAAATATGCCTTAGGGGAAACACCTTGTTCTCAGGTTACTACAAGAGGCAAGATCTAACTGATGAAGTTCTTGTCGATGGGTGGTTTCACACAG GTGACATTGGGGAGCTGCAACCAGATGGATCGATGAAAATCATTGACAGGAAAAAGAACATATTCAAGCTTTCGCAAGGCGAATACGTTGCTGTGGAGAACGTTGAAAATACATACTCACGTTGCCCTCATATAACATCG ATCTGGGTTTATGGGAACAGCTTTGAGTCATTTCTTGTGGCTGTGGTAGTCCCTGAAAGAAAGGCACTAGAGGATTGGGCGACGGAACATGATGAAGCTGTTGATTTCAAATCATTGTGTGAAAACCGTAAGGCAAGGAAGTACATTCTAGACGAGCTAAATAGCACTGGTCAGAAACATCAA CTTAGAGGCTTTGAGATGTTAAAAGCAGTGTACTTGGAACCAACTCCCTTTGACATGGAGAGGGATCTCATAACCCCAACATTTAAGCTGAAGAGGCCACAGCTGCTCAAATACTACAAG GACCGCATCGATCAACTGTACAGTGAAGCAAAGGGGTCAAAGGTATGA
- the LOC18607256 gene encoding RING-H2 finger protein ATL65, which produces MGFTTWAPSPSPTPSSSPSSSPPPSSSSSTSSSSSSSSSPPPSKLPVDFSPPLIAMVVVVAAAFLIVTYSRLISKRLVPPILRLLRFFRRRRRRRRYLPSTTTDLDSLPPSDPFELPLSPYGLDDSAIKTLPLSLYTSKTKPHNSPKDCAVCLLEFEDDEYVRTLPVCSHAFHVDCIDAWLKSHANCPLCRAGIFATESPFTPLMAARIRPSLDDTVLPNSTLDSLTETPFQTLPNNTITEITEEPSPRRANGNSNCEERFNFVLKRSYSFGFERSLAAERMITEPNTASPWRYRRGGNGFWSKRASPFGSLMTKPRVFSFRYYRGMKASPFFRRRGFFPLSESSVRFTGSGGGGSSRRTKSMASPMFLRSAASSVAAFSSSRLRCGDPEALLSPERFNRR; this is translated from the coding sequence ATGGGGTTCACCACCTGGGCCCCATCTCCATCCCCGACTCCTTCCTCTTCTCCCTCGTCATCACCACCGCCGTCGTCATCGTCATCTACGTCATCTTCGTCGTCGTCATCGTCATCACCGCCGCCTTCGAAGCTTCCAGTTGATTTCAGCCCACCGTTGATCGCCATGGTGGTGGTAGTCGCTGCAGCGTTTTTAATCGTTACATATTCACGTCTCATCTCCAAACGACTCGTCCCTCCAATCCTCCGCCTCCTCCGCTTCTTTCGACGTCGCCGTCGCCGTCGTCGTTACCTCCCATCCACCACTACGGACCTCGACTCTCTTCCACCCTCCGATCCATTCGAACTCCCTCTTTCTCCTTATGGCCTCGATGACTCCGCCATAAAAACCCTGCCTCTTTCGCTCTACACTTCGAAAACAAAACCCCACAACAGCCCCAAAGACTGTGCTGTTTGCTTGTTGGAGTTCGAAGACGATGAATACGTCCGAACACTTCCCGTTTGCTCCCATGCCTTCCACGTTGATTGCATCGATGCTTGGTTAAAGTCACATGCTAATTGCCCGCTTTGTAGAGCTGGAATCTTCGCTACAGAATCTCCGTTTACTCCGTTAATGGCAGCCAGAATCCGTCCGAGCCTCGACGACACCGTTTTACCCAACAGCACTCTGGATTCCCTAACGGAAACTCCTTTCCAAACTCTTCCGAATAACACCATAACGGAAATAACCGAAGAGCCGTCACCAAGAAGAGCGAATGGGAATAGTAATTGTGAGGAAAggtttaattttgttttgaaaaggTCGTATTCGTTTGGTTTCGAGAGGAGTTTAGCGGCAGAGAGGATGATAACGGAGCCCAACACGGCGTCGCCTTGGAGATATAGGAGAGGAGGGAACGGGTTTTGGAGCAAACGGGCGTCGCCCTTTGGGTCGTTAATGACGAAACCGAGGGTTTTCTCTTTTAGGTATTACAGAGGGATGAAAGCTTCGCCATTTTTTCGACGGAGAGGGTTTTTCCCATTGTCGGAATCAAGTGTCAGATTTACTGGAAGTGGCGGCGGCGGCTCGTCGAGGAGAACCAAGTCAATGGCGAGTCCCATGTTTTTAAGATCAGCGGCTTCCAGTGTGGCGGCTTTTTCATCAAGTCGGCTCAGGTGCGGGGATCCCGAGGCACTACTGTCACCGGAGAGGTTCAAcagaagataa